From Candidatus Hydrogenedentota bacterium:
ATCCAGTCGGATACGACCGATATTCATATTGAGCCTTTTGAAGACAGTTTGCGCGTGCGCTATCGTATTGACGGTATTTTGCACCAAGCCCCGACGCCGCCTTCCATTCGCGGATTTCATGCGGCTATCGTTTCCCGTATCAAAATCATGGCAAACCTGAATATTGCCGAGAAGCGCTTGCCCCAAGACGGTAAGATTATGGCGGCTTTTGGCGAGCATCGCTACGACTTGCGTGTTTCCATTTTGCCCACTCCTCACGGGGAAACTGTGAACATCCGTATTCTGAGCCGCTCGTCAATGGCGTTGACCATGGATCAGTTGGGCTTTTTGCCCGAAGATATGCGCCTTTTCAATACGTACATTACCCGGCCCCACGGCATCATCTTAGTTACCGGTCCCACCGGAAGCGGTAAAACGACTACGCTCTACGCCGCCTTGGCAAAATTAAATAGTATAGACCGCAAAATCTTGACCATTGAAGATCCTATCGAATACCAGCTTTCCGGTATTTCCCAGATGCAGGTTCAGCCCAAAATCGGTTTCGATTTCTCCATGGGGCTGCGTTCCATGTTGCGTCATGACCCCGATATCATGCTGGTCGGGGAGATACGTGACTATGAAACCGCGGAAATGGCGATTCGTTCCAGTCTTACAGGCCACCTTGTATTGAGCACCTTGCACACCAACGACAGCGCCGGCGCTGTGACCCGTCTAATCGATATGGGCATTGAGCCCTTTTTGATTTCAAGTACCATGATCGCATCTGTTGCGCAGCGCTTGGTTCGGCGTATTTGCAGCCAGTGCGCCGTCGAATATGAACCGGACATGAAATTGGTGGCCGCAGAATTCGGTATCAGCGACGCCGAGATTGCGGGTGTGAAATTTCAGCGCGGCGAGGGATGCGAGGCATGCCGCCACACGGGCTACCGGGGCAGAATCGCCATTTATGAAATGATGACCTTTACCGACAAAATCAAACAGATGACTGTGGACCGTGCCACAGCCGTGGAGATAAAACAAGAGGCACTGCGGCAAGGTATGAAAACCTTGCGCCGTTCAGGATGGCAGCGTGTTGCCAACGGGGAAAGTACGCCGGAAGAGGTGTTACGCCTCACCTCAGACACGGACACCGTTACCACGGAAAGCGAAGTTGCTCATGGCACAGTTTGAGTATGAGGTAAAGAAGGGGCCGGGTCCCACCACCAAAGGCGTTATTGAAGCGGAAAATCAGCGTGCCGCAGTTGCGCGTCTGCGCGACATGGGTTTTTTCCCCATACGGGTTGAGCCCTTGGTCGAGCAAAGCACCAAAGACAGCCTGCGCGAGGCGCTTGTTCGCATTCGCATCAAGGATCGTAATGTATTCCTTCGTCAATTGGCGAATTTGAGCGAGTCCGGCATGATGATTACCCGTGCGCTGCGCACCTTGGTAGATCAGACCGAAAACCCGAAGCTGTCGAAGATTGTCGACCAACTGCGCGATGATGTCCAAAAAGGCTCCGGCCTCGCTGATGCCATGGAAAAACATCCGGAAGTATTTCCGCCCATGTATTGCAGCTTGGTTCGTGCCGGGGAAACGGGCGGCATGCTCGAAGAAGTGCTGTGGCGTATTTGCGCCTTTGGTGAGCAAGAAGAAGAATTGCGGGGCAAAGCCGTTTCCGCCATGATTTACCCCATCTTTCTGCTTATCATCGGAACCGCGGCCATTTTTATTCTCGTCTCTTTCGTGTTCCCCAAATTTGTCAAAATATTTGAGGATTTTAATGCGGAA
This genomic window contains:
- a CDS encoding type II/IV secretion system protein produces the protein IQSDTTDIHIEPFEDSLRVRYRIDGILHQAPTPPSIRGFHAAIVSRIKIMANLNIAEKRLPQDGKIMAAFGEHRYDLRVSILPTPHGETVNIRILSRSSMALTMDQLGFLPEDMRLFNTYITRPHGIILVTGPTGSGKTTTLYAALAKLNSIDRKILTIEDPIEYQLSGISQMQVQPKIGFDFSMGLRSMLRHDPDIMLVGEIRDYETAEMAIRSSLTGHLVLSTLHTNDSAGAVTRLIDMGIEPFLISSTMIASVAQRLVRRICSQCAVEYEPDMKLVAAEFGISDAEIAGVKFQRGEGCEACRHTGYRGRIAIYEMMTFTDKIKQMTVDRATAVEIKQEALRQGMKTLRRSGWQRVANGESTPEEVLRLTSDTDTVTTESEVAHGTV
- a CDS encoding type II secretion system F family protein, which produces MAQFEYEVKKGPGPTTKGVIEAENQRAAVARLRDMGFFPIRVEPLVEQSTKDSLREALVRIRIKDRNVFLRQLANLSESGMMITRALRTLVDQTENPKLSKIVDQLRDDVQKGSGLADAMEKHPEVFPPMYCSLVRAGETGGMLEEVLWRICAFGEQEEELRGKAVSAMIYPIFLLIIGTAAIFILVSFVFPKFVKIFEDFNAELPLPTRMVMSLCDFMGHWWWAVLLGIIGSIVLLIRYYRTEPGRKRFDAFFLRVPAVRTLIVKYEMAKFTRTLGTLLDNGVPVLTSLKITEETMSNRLIRGSVGELHTGVTEGESLSESMRDALFFPPMVISMFAIGEESGRIGSVSKRIADAYDLEVDRAVKALTALFEPLLIVIMGIVIGFLVVAMLLPMLTLSSTIGA